In Deinococcus sp. QL22, the following are encoded in one genomic region:
- a CDS encoding S41 family peptidase produces the protein MRIPWFFTLMLLSLGNFAGAQTDSLTPEQLVKILDNFENTYYQPLDRPALERAASGGLHNIPALLNDGLTRYYPPNDPLLNVDPRISHGIDFGPVTGNTALTNITGVARYSPAWRSGLHPGDLVQAVDGQDVTKLNATQLFSVLAVIPAQHPFQLTVSRKGVTQQVTLQREVVPAVVMRREGLPAGVAYVALPTLFHPDLSDELQRTLVSLVAARVNTVVLDLRDNSGGTLSTVANAADFFMERIDGDIVYLRSRDGGDKLYARASRSSKDFLGRVVILVNRYTASGAEVLASVLQHAGATVVGERTPGMGLVTVPIVIPNGARLLVPSALLVTQAGVIQGQGVTPNIQVVEPERSTDGREIRFEDDPFIQRALQELADQT, from the coding sequence ATGCGCATCCCTTGGTTCTTCACGCTCATGCTTCTTTCCTTAGGGAATTTTGCGGGCGCTCAGACCGACTCCCTGACCCCCGAGCAGCTCGTCAAAATTCTCGACAATTTTGAGAACACCTACTACCAACCCCTAGATCGGCCAGCCCTAGAACGCGCGGCTTCAGGTGGCCTTCACAACATCCCAGCGCTGCTGAACGATGGATTGACTCGGTATTACCCGCCCAATGATCCCCTCCTTAACGTGGATCCCAGGATCAGCCACGGAATCGATTTTGGCCCAGTCACGGGGAACACCGCGTTGACCAACATCACCGGAGTGGCCAGATATAGTCCCGCTTGGCGCAGCGGTCTGCACCCCGGCGATCTGGTTCAGGCTGTCGACGGCCAAGATGTCACCAAACTCAACGCAACTCAGCTGTTCTCTGTTTTAGCAGTGATTCCTGCTCAACACCCCTTCCAGCTGACCGTGAGCCGCAAGGGTGTGACTCAACAGGTCACCCTTCAACGCGAAGTTGTGCCTGCTGTCGTGATGCGCCGGGAGGGCTTACCAGCAGGGGTAGCTTACGTTGCCCTGCCGACGCTGTTTCATCCTGATCTTAGTGATGAACTGCAGCGCACCCTCGTCAGTCTCGTGGCGGCCCGAGTCAATACGGTAGTGCTTGACCTGCGGGACAATAGCGGAGGAACCTTGTCCACTGTTGCTAACGCAGCAGATTTTTTTATGGAACGGATTGATGGTGACATCGTCTATCTCCGATCCCGTGATGGTGGGGACAAACTCTATGCCCGAGCATCCCGGAGTTCAAAAGACTTCCTAGGCCGGGTGGTGATTCTGGTCAATAGATACACCGCGTCCGGTGCAGAGGTCTTGGCCAGCGTCCTGCAACACGCGGGAGCCACAGTTGTCGGTGAACGCACTCCAGGGATGGGGCTTGTCACGGTACCCATTGTGATTCCCAACGGGGCCCGGCTCCTGGTACCTAGCGCGCTCCTGGTCACCCAAGCTGGAGTGATTCAGGGACAGGGTGTAACCCCAAATATTCAAGTGGTGGAACCAGAACGATCCACGGATGGTCGAGAAATTCGCTTTGAGGATGACCCCTTCATTCAAAGGGCTCTCCAAGAGCTAGCTGACCAAACCTGA